In a single window of the Cucurbita pepo subsp. pepo cultivar mu-cu-16 chromosome LG18, ASM280686v2, whole genome shotgun sequence genome:
- the LOC111780710 gene encoding uncharacterized protein LOC111780710 → MSVATEEIKAKGAEVYKGDEICQEKSKELLKEIGLPNGLLPLKDIEECGIVRETGYVWLKQRKNTTHKFEKIGKLVSYATEVTAVVEKNKIKKLTGVKTKELLIWVSLSDIYVDDPPTGKITFQTPAGLFRTFPVSAFQVEEPLKQVSEKEHGVGAVGVKEV, encoded by the coding sequence atgtctGTAGCGACGGAGGAAATCAAAGCCAAAGGAGCCGAAGTATACAAAGGAGACGAGATTTGCCAAGAGAAATCCAAGGAATTGCTGAAGGAAATCGGTCTCCCAAATGGTCTTCTGCCATTGAAGGACATTGAAGAATGTGGGATCGTGAGAGAAACAGGGTATGTGTGGCTGAAGCAGAGGAAGAACACGACCCACAAGTTTGAGAAGATCGGGAAGCTGGTGTCGTATGCGACGGAGGTCACGGCGGTTgtggagaagaacaagatcaaGAAACTCACCGGAGTTAAGACGAAGGAGCTTCTGATTTGGGTGAGTTTGAGTGATATCTATGTGGATGATCCACCCACCGGAAAGATCACGTTTCAGACTCCGGCGGGACTGTTTAGGACTTTTCCGGTGTCGGCGTTTCAGGTTGAAGAGCCGTTGAAGCAGGTGAGTGAAAAGGAACATGGGGTGGGCGCTGTCGGAGTCAAGGAGGTCTGA
- the LOC111780577 gene encoding uncharacterized protein LOC111780577: protein MAWRQIISNHRSILQPYSAPLFARFFSKSIPYVVKVGIPEFLNGVGHGVESHVAKLESEIGDFQKLLVTRTLKLKKLGIPCKHRKLILKYTHKYRLGLWRPRSDALKA, encoded by the exons ATGGCATGGAGGCAGATTATCTCCAACCATAGGTCTATACTGCAACCATACTCAGCTCCTTTATTTGCTAGattcttttcaaaatctatCCCATATGTCG TGAAGGTCGGGATACCAGAATTTTTAAATGGTGTTGGGCATGGGGTTGAGTCACACGTGGCTAAACTTGAATCAGAGATCGGTGACTTCCAGAAGCTGCTTGTTACACGCACACTTAAGCTTAAAAAACTCGGAATTCCATGCAAACAT AGGAAGCTGATATTGAAGTACACTCACAAGTACAGACTTGGACTATGGAGGCCTCGTTCTGATGCCTTGAAGGCGTGA